Within bacterium, the genomic segment TATTTACCATACACTTCATTCCATCCCTGATTTTCATCAGAGCAATCTTTTGAGGATCGACATCTCATGATTGATTAACAATTTGGTTTTGATGTCCTATGTATTGCATCAATAATCTTTTCTGTTATCTGATTTATTTCCATGTCTTCTCCGTTCCTCTGCGTCTCTGCGGTAAATTACCACCTGAACGGTTACCTGAGTAGTTACTCAAATTTTACTTGCAAAAAATAAATTCTATGATAAAATATATATATTATTATGTTAGTATGTCCTAAATGTGGTTATAAAAATTCAGATGATGCGTTATATTGCAATTTATGCAACAAAATCTTTCGTAAGGAAAAGAAAGAGAACCTTCAAGAAGAGAAAATAAATTCTATAAATGACCTACCCGAAAATATTAAAAATTTACTTCTTCAGCAAAAAATGGAAATTATGGATAAAGGGAAAGAGGAATTTTTATGGACAACGGCGAATGTAAAAAAGGGATGTTTTTTAGTTGCTATCATTGTGATAGGTTTTTTTGCCTTAATTTTATTACGCTTTATTTTCCCCTTATTTATGAAACCATAGCAAAAACACCATTCGGGTTAGATTTTTTCAAAAGAACCGACAGCAATTCTCGGTGAATTTTTAGAGACTGAATTCATCTATGTTTAGGAAAAATAGAGAAAAATATTTTTCGTAAAGATTTTGA encodes:
- a CDS encoding zinc-ribbon domain-containing protein; translation: MLVCPKCGYKNSDDALYCNLCNKIFRKEKKENLQEEKINSINDLPENIKNLLLQQKMEIMDKGKEEFLWTTANVKKGCFLVAIIVIGFFALILLRFIFPLFMKP